ATACTTTCACCACTTAAAACTGAAACTATTTGCAGAACTGGGTCGCATGCCTGAGGCGTTAATTCAATTCGCATCTATTTAAATTCCAAATGCGGCGCGCAAGTGCAAGCATGGTATGCGTCCACACTGCACCCTCGACTGTCTCCGATGTAGGTCAGCTCAGGTCTGACTGTTTATCAAAGGCGTGCATTCAAATGATGAGTGTAATGATGTCTGCGGGTCCGGTCCGGCGCGCCGGCCGCGAGCTACAGACGAGACACTTACGACGTCGATGAGCTGACTGAGTTTGAGTTTGATGCAGACTCGGAGCACGTCGGTGGTGTTGACGACTGGCCGGACGAGTTTGTTGTAGTTGGAGAGGAGATCGTCGTAGAGCCGCTTGGCGTCGGGGTTGCCGGCGGTGGCGGCGCGGAGCAGGCAGGTGGCCGCCAGCCACCACACGAGCGCGGCCATCAGCTCTCGGGCTCGGCCATCGTTACGTAAAGACCGTGTCGGCAGGGGCGGTCGGCCCGGGCGCGGCGCGTCGCTGACTGCCGCCCTGCGCGCC
This region of Trichoplusia ni isolate ovarian cell line Hi5 chromosome 14, tn1, whole genome shotgun sequence genomic DNA includes:
- the LOC113500706 gene encoding acetylcholine receptor subunit alpha-like, with the protein product MAALVWWLAATCLLRAATAGNPDAKRLYDDLLSNYNKLVRPVVNTTDVLRVCIKLKLSQLIDVVSVSSVARGRRAGPDPQTSLHSSFECTPLINSQT